The following nucleotide sequence is from Candidatus Zixiibacteriota bacterium.
CGGCCGGATGAAACCTCTCCACGAGAGCGCGAACCTCCTCGCGGTGGGTCTTCTCCCGCACCTGAGCGTTGGTCAGGATATTGTACTCGTGGGCGTACTTGTCGAAAAAAGATTCGGATTTCACGGTTCACCTTTACGGGTGAACATAACCCCCCTGGTTGGCGCGGTCAATCCTCTCCATGTACTGTTGATCGGTGACCGCGTTCGCCCACGGTCCGAACAGCTTGAAACCGAGCAGCGACACCCAGAAGACGAGCAGAAACGCCGCCGCCCACCGGACAGTCGGAACCGTCACGCGCCGCGATACCGTCTTGATCTCGAGCGTCTTCTTCACCGGGCAGGAGTCGACACACGCCATACAGCCGATACACTCATCCGAGACGACCTCCGCTACCTTGTCGACTTTAATGAATGCCGGACAGACCTTGCTGCAGGCCGAGCAATCGATACAGGAATCGGCGTTGCGGCGAATCCTTGTCGGCGATATCAGACCGAGTATACCCAGCAGCGCCCCGTACGGGCAAAGGTACCGGCACCAGAACCCGCGGGCAACAAACGACAGCAGGAACAGGGCAACAACGACGATCAGCGCCAGCCGGGTGATATCAGTGAAGAAACGGAGCATCAGGATGTCGGTGACGATGTTGTAATCGGAGTAGACAAAACTCTTGATGCTCGCCGGAGTCATGGAGATCATCACCGCCCAGAGAAAGAACGCCAGGAGCAGGTATTTGATCGAACGCAGGGGATAATCGAGCCAGCGCGGGGGGCGCAGTCGGCGTCCCCACAGCTTGTCCGCTATATCGCCGATGAGCTCCGAGATAAAACCGATCGGGCAAACCCAGGAACAGAAACCCTTCTTGAATAGAAACGCCGTGAGGAGAACCACAACCAGAATGATTAGCCCGGCGGGGCGGATCTCATTTATGTTTCCGGTCTCCCACCAGTAGCGCAGCGACACCAGCGAGCCGATTGGCAGCCACCCCTCCACGCCGGGCGGCCGCGCGACCTGTAAGGCGGCTCCTTTGTTCTGGATGTAATCCACCCACAGATAGAACTGGACACCGATCCAGATATTGACCCCCAGTGCAAACACCTGGGCCCAGAAGCGGATTCTCTGAACCCCGCGATCAATCCGGTCTCGTCTAACGGGCTTCTCTTTCAGAATATCACGAGGCACAGCCGTTCGAGTAGCCATAGTCTGATGATATATTCAAACGACCAATTTTGTCTTGATTCTAGTCAAAAGAAAAGAGATCAGACTCGACCGAGCAGTTGCCTGATTCGAGTAACAAGTTGAGCGCGTGGGACATCCTCCTGGAAGCCTTCAGCTTTGAGCCAGTCTCCACGGTCGGAGGTATCACCGGATTTCGAGGCCCCCGCAGCCAGATTCTTAATCCGGACCTGGCCGGCCTCGAACTCATTTGAACCGGCTATGATGGCTAGCGGGATACCGACTTTGTCGGCGTACTTGATCTGGCGCGTAAGGTTTTTCGTGTCACCCGAGAAGATCTCGCTGTTGATCCCCGCTTCGCGCAGTTCTCGCAGCATGTGAAGATAGTCCCCCAGCCGGGACTGATCCATCACCGTAACCAGAACCTGCGAGGTCGTCCGGGGTAACTGGAGAGCTTTCAGCTCGATGAGCGCCGCCAGCAGGCGATCGACTCCAATAGAGGACCCTACAGCAGGCACGGCCTGACTTTGAAATCTCTCCACCAGATTGTCGTAGCGGCCACCTGAAAAAACCGAGCCATAGGCCGGAAGATCGAGCAAGGTTGTCTCGAACACCGTGCCGGTGTAATATCCCAGTCCGCGGACAATAGTGAAATCGATTACCGCCTTGCGGTCATCCACGCCCATGTCCTGCAGGTGCTGTTTCACCTGGTTCAACTCAATCAGACCTTCGGCCGACACGGTAATAGATCCCAACTCGCGTTCGATCCAAGCCAGGCTACCGGACTCAGCGACAAGT
It contains:
- a CDS encoding 4Fe-4S binding protein codes for the protein MATRTAVPRDILKEKPVRRDRIDRGVQRIRFWAQVFALGVNIWIGVQFYLWVDYIQNKGAALQVARPPGVEGWLPIGSLVSLRYWWETGNINEIRPAGLIILVVVLLTAFLFKKGFCSWVCPIGFISELIGDIADKLWGRRLRPPRWLDYPLRSIKYLLLAFFLWAVMISMTPASIKSFVYSDYNIVTDILMLRFFTDITRLALIVVVALFLLSFVARGFWCRYLCPYGALLGILGLISPTRIRRNADSCIDCSACSKVCPAFIKVDKVAEVVSDECIGCMACVDSCPVKKTLEIKTVSRRVTVPTVRWAAAFLLVFWVSLLGFKLFGPWANAVTDQQYMERIDRANQGGYVHP